The sequence below is a genomic window from Bdellovibrionota bacterium.
AGTCGATCTTGGCGGCGCAAGCGCTGTATACGGGACCTGCGCTTCTCACAAAGTGATAGTAATCCTTCAGGAAGTGTACGTATTCGGGCCTGGTGAGACCCCCGGCGAACGCCCGACGTACGAAGGGAATCTCCTGGAACTTGCGGGCTTCCTCCACATACCAACCGTTAAGTTCGTCCCAGAAGGCCATTATTAAACCATAACACATGCGAAGTTGAAGTCCCATTTTGTCAAGAATAATAGTGACTTGGATTTCGATCCCAATGAAAACAAAGACTTGCCGTGATGCAACTTGGCAAAAAAATTGATATAACGTGATCGAAAGTCATGTTCACAATCGGCAAAGTCCACGATCTTGAGCTGGAGTTTCTGGGTGCAGATAGAGTTGAAGCGATCCCGGAAGACCAGCGGACTGTCGTGTGCGATCCACGAAGTGCCGATGAGATTATTCTGGCGGCGGTTGTTTCGAATATGCGATGTTCGCTTCGGACGGCCGGAGGTTTGTCCGCGAATGGTCGATTAGCCCGCAAAAAGAAGAGTGAGACTCTTCATTTTCACACGTCGACTTCAATCGAGGCGAAGCCGGACGAGAGCGTCCTTGTATCTTTTTGGGTCTTCAACGAGTTCTATGCGTTTCAAAGTGTTATCACAGGTTGTAAAGGGGACGACCTTGCTCTCGAAACACCGACGGTAGTACAGCGGATTCATCGACGCAGGCTCGACCGAACGGATCTGCCTTCAGCGGAACGTTTCCCTGTAAACGTTCGGGAGATGAGCGGTCAACGCCACCTCTTCGGAGTTGTCACGGATCTATCGCCGGTCGGTTTCGGAATCGAAGTCCCTCTCGACAAACAACGGACGGCTGAGCGCATTCGCGGGCTGAATCGGGATCTTGTGTTGGTTGCCGACATCCCCGGCAATCCCGCGCGCAATTCGACACCCGCGAAGGTGGCCCATTTGGAGGTAGATCCCGGGGCCTCTGTTGCCCGCCTCGGGGTTGCTTGCACGGTTCCGCTTGCTGTCGGAGATGAACCGTCTCTTGAGGACTTTCTGTTGGAACGGCGCTATCCCGATGTCGTCCGTGCGTGCACGGACGCGGATTACGAAAAAATCTGGCAGATGCTCTTCAGCCTGGAGAAGGTGGTGCATGTCGATGCCGGTCGGAAAGAGTCCTCTGTTGTGACTTGGAAAAAGACGTCCTGGAGTCCAGCGCCGCTTCACCGCATTTATCTGTTGCGAAACCCGGAGGATACTTCCAAGACCCAAGGCACTCTGTCGGTGAGCCGATTCTACAATCGGACCTGGTTGATTCATCAGTTGGCTGTGGACGGCACGCGGGGTCGGGTACTCTCGCACCAACTCTACGGCCGCGTACTCGACTTCCTGAGGCAGACGGCGGAAGTGAAATTCACCATCGGCACATGGCCGAAAGAAGCGCGGGTGTTCCACCGGTATTACCTGGATTTTATTCAAGCGGACCCCGACCCCTCCAATCATTATCTTGAACCTTGCCTCATTCTTGAGTTCCCCGTAGCTGAAACACTCAAGGAGCTGGAAGGCTTTCCCGGAGACAATCTCGTTGTTCGTCCGTTCGATTACGGGAAACAGGATGACATTCTCCGCTTTCTCCGGTCGAAGTATCCGCCGATCTTCTTGCAAGCTCTCGACCTCGATGAGTACCGCATGTGTCTTGAGGACGTGCGCGGTTACTACGACCGCGTTGCCTTGCAGCGAAATCGAGAGATCCTGCTTGCGTTTGCGCCGGGTGAGGTATTGGTTGGTTTCGCTCTCGTCGAGTATGGCAGCGCGAATCAGAACATCTTCAGCTTGTTCGACAACTTCCGTTTGTTCACTCTTTTCGGCAATGGCCCACAGGCCACGCTTATCAGGAAAGTGCTTCTTGAAGCCACTATGCGGGTCTACGCCCGGGCCGGGATCTCCCGCGCAATCACCTGGACCAGCGATCCTGAAATGGAGACTTGCGTCTCGTGTTGTCGCCGCGAGTTAGACGCCTATTTCTGGATCGCAAACGCCAAGAGGACGAAAGCGTTTCTTCGGCACCTGGACCGGCTCCACGGTCGCATGTCAACCCGGCGGGCCGCACGCGACGAGCGGTCAGCGGCGGCGCAATGAAATGCTAATGGTCCGGCCCATGCTAGGGACGGAAAATCCTCGGGCAGAGCGCGCCCGCCTGTCGTGCGTATCTTTCAAAGTCGTGTCCAAACCGTTCATGTAGCGCGCGGTCTTCAATTCGGATCCGATAGGAATAGGCGACGAGCAACGCGATCAACGTAACAGGGACGAGTAACCACGCGCCATAGATTACGGCGGGGGCGCAGACAGCAGCCGTCGCACCGAGATAGGAGGGGTGGCGAATCCAACGATAAGGGCCCGACTGGATCAGCTCGTGATCGGGATGAATTCTTACGGTAGGTGTGAAGCATCTTCCCAAGGTTCGGATACTCCAGATTCGAACCGTGAGGCCCGCGACAGCAAGTAGGAAGCCAGCGACGATTGCCGCGTACCTCACCTCGGAACTCATTTCGAGCGGATAAAGTACGAAATGAACGGCAGCAGCGCCCGCTGCTAGAAAGACCATGGCGTGAATCGCAAGCGCCGAATAACGGTCCGCCGGATCCCGATACTCCCTGGCGCCCGGATTGAACGGAATTGCGGGTTGACTTAGAACCAAGACTGCCCCCGTCAGATAACAAAGCCACGGCTCGATGCGCCATAGGAGGCCGGTCCGAAAGGCGGCGGGTGCGAGTGAGAAGAGGACGGGGACGAGAAGGCCCCTGACAAGTTTCTCACGCGGCATTTGGGCCTCCGGCTGGCGACATCGGGCTCCCGTCAGAAAACACGTTCGTACGGCACAAGTCTATGTTTATGTTAAGCTTTATGCGGCAGAAGAGCATCGTGACACCCCGATACCGGCATTTCTTCAATGTTCTTTTTCTCACCGTTCTGACGATCGGCTCCTGGACTCGCGCGATGGCGCAAGAACGGGCCAAGCCTCACATGTCAGGTTCATGGTTTGTTCACAAAGGGGTCCTCCCCGACGACCCGGGAACGCGAGTGGGGCACTTCGATGCGCAACCGTTTGAATCGCCTGGCGCGCTGTCGGGATATCGCGGTGATCTTTGGTTCCGTATGACCGTCAATGGGGACGGCTTGCCAAACGGGTTGGATCTGGCGGTGGACCTGGGCCGTATCGGAGATGCTGAC
It includes:
- a CDS encoding isoprenylcysteine carboxylmethyltransferase family protein, which produces MPREKLVRGLLVPVLFSLAPAAFRTGLLWRIEPWLCYLTGAVLVLSQPAIPFNPGAREYRDPADRYSALAIHAMVFLAAGAAAVHFVLYPLEMSSEVRYAAIVAGFLLAVAGLTVRIWSIRTLGRCFTPTVRIHPDHELIQSGPYRWIRHPSYLGATAAVCAPAVIYGAWLLVPVTLIALLVAYSYRIRIEDRALHERFGHDFERYARQAGALCPRIFRP